The Couchioplanes caeruleus nucleotide sequence GCCGATCCGCAAGCTGCGCACCACGGTGATGAAGCTGCCCCGCAACCTCACGGGCAAGGACGTCAACGCGCTGGACAAGCGTCTGGGTGCGCTGATGGCCCGCCCGCAGATGCCGAAGGGCGCCATCCCGAAGAACATGCGCCCGGGCGGCAAGGGCATGCGCCAGCAGCGCCCCCGCTGAGCACCGGCAGCCGGCAAGAGAAGCCGAGCACCGGCAGCCCCGCCAAGAGGAGCTCAGCACCGACAGCCGGCCAGGAGAAACTCGGCACCGACGGCCGGCTGAGGAAACTCAGCCCTGACGGACCGCTAGGAGAAATCGTCCTCATCCGACGAGTCGTCGGACGAATCGTCGGACGAGGAGTCGGCGGCGGAGGGCGAGGAATCGAGCAGCTCGCTGAGCACCGCGGCCGCGTCCCGGTTCCCCCGGGCGGCCAGCCGGCGCAGCTCGTCCAGGTCGCCCACCTCGCTCGCGAGCTCCACCAGCTGGTCCGCCGCGTCCGCGCTTCCGGCCTCGGACAGGCGCCGCAGCTCGTTCATGTCGCCGCGCTCACCGGCCAGCTCCACGAGCCGGCCGGTGGCGTCGTTGTCGCCGGCCGCGGCCCGGTCCCGCAGCGCCTGCAGATCGTCATCGCTCATGGTGGAGCAATCTAGCCCTCACACGAAGCTCCGGCGATCATCAACCCCGGGCCCGGCGATCACCAGGACCCGGGCCCGGCGATCATCAGGCCCGCGCTCCCCCGTCGACCCGCAGCACCGTCCCGGTGACGAACGACGAGCGGTCGCTGAGCAACCACGCCGCCGCCTGCGCGATCTCCTCCGGCTCCGCCGATCGCCGCAGCGGTGTCGCCGCTTCCAGCCGCTGCACCAGGCCCGGCGACGCCGCCTCCCAGGTCCTGATCATTTCCGTACGCGTATTGCCCGGCGCGATCGCGTTGACCCGGATCCCCTCCGGCCCGTACGTGATGGCCGCCGACTCCGTGAGGCTGTTGACGGCTCGTTTCATGGCCCCGTACGCGGGCAGCTCGGGGTTGCCCATCAGGCTGCCCACACTGGAGTTGTTGACGATCGCGCCGCGCCCGGCGGTGGCCCGGATCGCGGCGACCTCGGCGACCATGGACAGCCACGGCCCGCGCAGGTTCACGGCGTAGAGCTGGTCGAAGGCGGTTTCCCCGAGGCGGTCCATGGGGCCGGGCGGCTGGATGGCGGCACCGTTGTTGAACGCCACGTCGAGGCGTCCGTACAGGTCGACGGCGCGGTCGACGGCGGCGCGGATGCCGGCGGAGTCGGCCAGGTCGCAGACCACGTACTCGGCGATTCCCCCCGCGTCGCGGATCTCGTCGGTGACCGTACGCAATTCCGTTTCCGTTCTCGCCGCCAGCAGCACCCGCGCGCCTTCGCGGGCGAAGAGCCGCGCCGCGGCGGCGCCGATGCCGCGGCCGGCGCCGGTGATGAAGGCGACCTTGTCGTCGAGCAGGCCTCGTGTCGTCGTGGAATTCATGATTCGAGCCTGCGTCCGGCGCCGGGGCTCAGCCAGGCACCGGCGGTACCTGGTTAGCCGGGAAGCCACCCGGAAACACTGGGGGCGTGGACAGAAGAGAGCTTGCGGACTTCCTGCGCAGCCGGCGGGAGCGGATCACCCCCGCGGACGTCGGCCTGCCCGCCGGGGCCCGTCGCCGCACTCCGGGGCTGCGCCGCGAGGAAGTGGCGCAGCTCGCGTTCATCTCGACCGAGTACTACACCCGGCTGGAGCAGGGTCGCGCGCCACGGCCGTCGCGGGAGGTGCTGGCCGGGCTGGCCCGCGCGCTGCGGCTGTCGGATGCCGAGCGGGACCACCTGCACCATCTCGCCGGCGCGCCGCCCGGTCCGCGCCCGGGACCCTCCCGGGAGGTCCGGCACAGCATCCTCGACCTGCTGCAGCGGCTCCCGCACGCGGCGGCGATCGTGGTGTCCGCGACGTACGAGGTCATCGCCTGGAACGATCTCGCCGCGGCCCTGATGGAAGACTTCTCCGCCGTCTCGCGCCGCGAGCGCAACCTCGTCCGCCGCGTCTTTCTCGGACCGCACCGCGACGGCCGCCGGCTGTACGGCTTGTCCGATGCGGACATGTTCGCGCGCCACTCGGCCCGGCGGCTGCGTGCCACGGCGGCCCGCTACCCGGGCGATCCGGAGGTGACCGGGCTCGTCGACGACCTGCTGGCCGGCAGCGCCGAGTTCGCCCGGCTGTGGGCCTCCCACGACGTCTCCGACGAGCCCGCCCTGCGCAAGACGTTCCAGCACCCGCTGGTCGGGCCGGTCACCGTCAACTGCGACGTGCTCGACATCGCCGACCGGGACCAGCGGGTCGTCATCTACACCGCGACGCCGGGGTCGCCGTCGGAGGAGGCGCTGCGGCTGCTCGCGGTCGTGGGCACGCAGCGTATGGACGTCACCGGGTGACGATGGGCGCGCCGGCCCGCTCCACCCGCTCGACGATCTCCGGGCGCAGCAGCGCCGCCGGCGAGTCGACCAGGC carries:
- a CDS encoding helix-turn-helix transcriptional regulator, whose protein sequence is MDRRELADFLRSRRERITPADVGLPAGARRRTPGLRREEVAQLAFISTEYYTRLEQGRAPRPSREVLAGLARALRLSDAERDHLHHLAGAPPGPRPGPSREVRHSILDLLQRLPHAAAIVVSATYEVIAWNDLAAALMEDFSAVSRRERNLVRRVFLGPHRDGRRLYGLSDADMFARHSARRLRATAARYPGDPEVTGLVDDLLAGSAEFARLWASHDVSDEPALRKTFQHPLVGPVTVNCDVLDIADRDQRVVIYTATPGSPSEEALRLLAVVGTQRMDVTG
- a CDS encoding SDR family NAD(P)-dependent oxidoreductase; this encodes MNSTTTRGLLDDKVAFITGAGRGIGAAAARLFAREGARVLLAARTETELRTVTDEIRDAGGIAEYVVCDLADSAGIRAAVDRAVDLYGRLDVAFNNGAAIQPPGPMDRLGETAFDQLYAVNLRGPWLSMVAEVAAIRATAGRGAIVNNSSVGSLMGNPELPAYGAMKRAVNSLTESAAITYGPEGIRVNAIAPGNTRTEMIRTWEAASPGLVQRLEAATPLRRSAEPEEIAQAAAWLLSDRSSFVTGTVLRVDGGARA